The following is a genomic window from Desulforegula conservatrix Mb1Pa.
TTGGCTCAGTTGCAATGTCGCTTGAGGCAAAAGAACGCCTTGAAACTCTTCAACAGGGTATGCAGCGGATGCATGGACTTCTGAATCAGCTGCTCACTTTAGCTCGAGTTCAAGGACAAGATAGCAATCATTCTGTGAAAATATCTGTGCAGGCTGTACTTCGGCGCGTTCTCGAAGATCTGATGCCTCTGGCCGAGGCAAAGAATATCGATATAGGGCTTGTCCGCGAAGCAGACGCTATGGTCATGGCGCCTGAAGTAAGCTTAATAATTCTGATCCGCAATATAGTTGATAACGCAATAAAATATTCACCACAGAATGGCCGGATCGACATTAACATATTCCAAACCCAAAATGATGTATCGATTGAGGTTGTTGATAATGGCCCAGGAATATCATCAGATAATCAGGAAAGAGTATTTGATCCGTTTTACAGAGTGCTTGGAAATGACACGATTGGATCAGGGCTGGGATTATCTATAGTAAAAGCCATTACTGACAGACTGGGAGGGGCTATTTTCTTTAATTCAATGAATATTAAAGGATTATCCGTAACCGTCAAGCTTCCATCATATAGCGAAACTACATAATATGCAGAGTCATATCGAACAAGTCCTGCATGTATTTTATAAAAAATATCAAAAAATACAGAGGCTATTCATTGAACCTTAAAAAAAGAATCGGCGTACTTTCTCTTTTTTCAATTATTTTCATAGTTACGACAATGGCAGTCAGGATAATGATTTTTGCCATGATTCCAGGTGATTCAGGATTAACCCTGACACTTATTGTCAGAGAATTCACAACTGGTCTTCTTTTCGATATAGCGACACTATCATATATCATTATTCCAGTCGGGCTATATCTGCTGCTCGCTCCTAAAAAGCTTATAGAGCACAGATATCATTACTGTTTTATAATGACATGCTTTTTTATAGTCATTTATGTTCTTATTTTTGATGGAGTTGCCGAATACTTATTCTTTGATGAATTCTCAACACGCTTCAATTTTATAGCTGTTGACTATCTGATTTACACTCGTGAGGTTATCGGGAATATTCTGGAGTCCTACCATGTATTCCCGATTCTTGGAGTAATCCTTTTTGTCTCTTTTATTATCACCTTCATGATGCGTAAAATAATTAATAATGCCAGTGCCATAACCTTCGGTACACGGAAGCGCAAAATGGGTTTTGTAATTCTTGCTGCGCCTTTGGCAGCGTTTCTATTTGTAAATGTTTCGACACCTGCAATATCAGGCAATATTTACGCGGATGAGATAGGCAAAAATGGTATTTACAGCCTTTTTTCAGCCTTTCATGATAATGAACTCGACTTTACACGCTTTTATCTTACCGACAGCGATGATTCTGTTTTATCAGAGTTGCATTCTATTCTTGAAGAAAAAGGCAGTCATTTTATTTCACCAGATAGGATCACAAGACAGATTAAGAGTGATGCTCAGGAAAAAAAGCTCAATGTAATAGTTGTTGTGGAAGAAAGCCTGAGCGCCTCTTTTCTTGGTTGCATGGGTGATAATAGAGATTTTACTCCCAACATTGACAAACTTGCAGGAGAATCCCTGCTTTTTACGCATCTTTACGCTGCCGGAACCCGTACAGTCAGAGGCTTGGAAGCAATTTCCCTTTCCATGCCTCCTCTGCCAGGAATTTCTATCGTCAAACGCCATGACAATAGCGGCTTCCGTTCATGGGGTGAGATTATGCATGAAAAGAATTATGATACAAAATTCATTTATGCCGGATTCGGCTATTTTGACAATATGAGCGATTTTTTTGGAAATAATGGCTA
Proteins encoded in this region:
- a CDS encoding LTA synthase family protein — its product is MNLKKRIGVLSLFSIIFIVTTMAVRIMIFAMIPGDSGLTLTLIVREFTTGLLFDIATLSYIIIPVGLYLLLAPKKLIEHRYHYCFIMTCFFIVIYVLIFDGVAEYLFFDEFSTRFNFIAVDYLIYTREVIGNILESYHVFPILGVILFVSFIITFMMRKIINNASAITFGTRKRKMGFVILAAPLAAFLFVNVSTPAISGNIYADEIGKNGIYSLFSAFHDNELDFTRFYLTDSDDSVLSELHSILEEKGSHFISPDRITRQIKSDAQEKKLNVIVVVEESLSASFLGCMGDNRDFTPNIDKLAGESLLFTHLYAAGTRTVRGLEAISLSMPPLPGISIVKRHDNSGFRSWGEIMHEKNYDTKFIYAGFGYFDNMSDFFGNNGYEVIDRNNFSNDEISFANVWGVCDEDLFDKVISESRKSFEKGQPFFSTVMTTSNHTPFSYPSGKIDVPSKTGGRKGGVKYADYAIGKFIEKASKEPWFNNTVFVFVADHCASSAGRTELPVKKYEIPLLIYSPKNIKPRRIDKLMSQIDIPPTVLGLLNFSYTSDFFGRDILKTDEKTGRAFVSTYQKLGYIENDRIAVLSPQKNATFYKFDRQSDKEEPLPMEESIIKKMQAYYQGANYIYKKHLNRIN